One Mycosarcoma maydis chromosome 9, whole genome shotgun sequence DNA window includes the following coding sequences:
- a CDS encoding uncharacterized protein (related to LAG1 - longevity-assurance protein) has translation MAKATSRSRPSAPSTHKPSKALLMSKPPGRSREWSATRRAAEDSLSIQIQYTLNALIALLVMHTLSSPSSLSLAHLSSHLHLPHSLHSIIPSWLRLPSLAPFASDLPNASQRGAHHPWSGLVGEAASLGPFRSDARGFGHPLTALHNFTRACLGLSYPVPDPTSSPIAAFQHHVHRLARDHTLTATAPWALLSGIPGHLYERGRNDALFVATLVLLFTLARALLMKFVLLPLGELAVPYPKKPRKSDRQSADALNDRAKALRTREKEVLRFAEQGFSLIYYTSSWSLGLVIASRESYWPLKTTEYWTDYPQFRLEPLFKFYYLASCAFYIQQLFVLHVEARRSDHWQMFSHHVITIALIAGSYLCSYHRVGNAILCLMDPSDIALNIAKMLKYAGWQTTCDIAFGLFMLSWLVTRHILYMRVLWSCAFDPISVMSFRPTNHLTGDYFNRTAYLLLIGLLCALQVILLMWFYMICRVAYRVVTKAGAVDSRSDAESSYEDDDLQSVEAAQLMAKTSAIEKTCNPTASKRSKRK, from the coding sequence ATGGCCAAAGCAACCTCTCGTTCCCGGCCCTCGGCGCCATCAACTCACAAGCCTTCCAAGGCGCTCCTCATGTCCAAACCCCCTGGCAGGTCCAGAGAATGGTCCGCAACACGCAGAGCCGCCGAAGATTCGCTTTCGATACAGATCCAATATACCCTCAACGCGCTCATCGCTCTTCTCGTCATGCACACCCTCTCTTCTCCCTCTTCCCTCTCGCTCGCACATCTCTCGTCACATTTGCATCTACCCCATTCGCTTCACTCGATCATTCCATCTTGGCTCCGTCTGCCTTCGCTCGCGCCTTTTGCATCCGACCTTCCCAATGCATCGCAAAGGGGCGCTCACCATCCTTGGTCCGGTCTCGTTGGCGAAGCGGCCAGCCTCGGTCCCTTCCGTAGCGACGCACGTGGATTTGGCCACCCACTCACAGCACTTCACAACTTTACACGTGCCTGCCTTGGCCTCTCGTATCCTGTGCCCGATCCTACCTCGTCACCCATCGCCGCCTTCCAACATCACGTCCatcgtctcgctcgagaCCACACGCTCACCGCCACCGCTCCTTGGGCTCTCCTCTCGGGCATTCCCGGTCACCTCTACGAGCGCGGACGCAACGATGCTCTCTTTGTCGCCACActcgtcctcctcttcaCTCTGGCTCGCGCGCTTCTCATGAAGTTTGTCCTCCTCCCACTCGGCGAGCTCGCGGTTCCTTATCCCAAGAAGCCACGCAAGTCGGATCGCCAATCcgccgatgcgctcaacgacCGAGCCAAAGCGCTCCGCACTCGCGAAAAGGAGGTGCTACGTTTTGCAGAACAAGGTTTCAGCCTCATCTACTACACCTCTTCCTGGAGTCTCGGTCTTGTCATCGCATCTCGCGAATCCTACTGGCCTCTCAAGACGACCGAGTACTGGACCGACTATCCGCAGTTCCGGCTCGAACCCCTGTTCAAGTTCTACTACCTCGCTTCGTGCGCATTCTAcatccagcagctcttTGTGCTTCACGTCGAAGCGCGCCGTTCCGATCACTGGCAGATGTTTTCGCACCACGTCATCACAATTGCCCTCATCGCCGGCTCGTACCTTTGCAGTTATCACCGCGTCGGAAACGCCATCCTCTGTCTCATGGATCCCAGCGACATTGCGCTCAACAttgccaagatgctcaagtACGCTGGCTGGCAAACTACCTGCGATATCGCATTTGGCCTCTTTATGCTTTCCTGGCTCGTAACCCGACATATCCTCTACATGCGCGTGCTCTGGAGTTGCGCCTTTGACCCTATCTCGGTCATGTCTTTCCGTCCGACGAACCATCTGACGGGCGACTACTTTAACAGAACCGCGTACCTCTTGCTGATCGGCTTGCTGTGCGCGTTGCAGGTAATTCTGCTCATGTGGTTCTACATGATCTGCCGCGTGGCATATAGAGTGGTGACCAAGGCGGGCGCCGTAGACTCGAGGAGCGATGCAGAGAGCAGTTATGAAGATGACGATCTGCAaagcgtcgaggctgccCAACTGATGGCCAAGACGTCTGCGATAGAAAAAACTTGCAACCCAACCGCGAGTAAGAGGTCCAAGCGCAAGTAA
- a CDS encoding uncharacterized protein (related to YSR3 - dihydrosphingosine-1-phosphate phosphatase): protein MSCSASTTAHLHQRRAPALREASSSSVEEDCKISGSSLGRVEPSSGSNTRPELSLNTSHAKQRASEVDAKNQKRGHIQKHEKIERIGLLRGSSYVKATDKDSVAEHELTTSIGLQDDAVYDAYLPAPIAFVRRYIVAVLRKEAPLHQQHQRLMRRPWLDRYFVNTSLLGTHSFFLVFLPMVFWLGSPRFGRGLINVLAFGVYLSSAIKDLFCVPRPYSPPVTRLTVGTHHLEYGFPSTHSTNSVSIALYVYLWVRRMRQAADPTHSTLFDSAFWEAGLLFYATSVVYGRIYAGMHSVIDCIAGSALGAAITAVQWKFFDHIEQFVKIDSWTVPAAIIPAGLLMVSVHPQPVDDCPCFEDAIAFVSVAMGVALARWCIRFGVVLHTDPFIHPFSRLFDPSLASTHLSSPVASATPLIQIPVAGAAEIWIKRALVMTIGLVNVLLLRVIVKTACKVILPPTFRLVDSLIGFSLPRRHYTPASDYNKIPLADLSAVPSVLDLPSQIIVTDESGHQQMIQSPVLSPTGASRRPGVDVRSGISNGSAFSPSPLARSPLASPVPSRTPSPNPIEMRRSLASKTKSCKPRIEFTIGGTVDEAEADHAADASADLPIPLTQSKAHPTFIAPDEQLARTLAADMKACSPKEVEKEVKHYDADVLTKVIVYTNIGLFSAGFIPALFQHLGLC from the coding sequence ATGTCTTGCTCAGCCTCTACCACCGCCCACCTCCATCAGCGGCGTGCGCCTGCCCTCCGTGAAGCGTCCTCGTCCAGCGTCGAAGAAGACTGCAAAATCTCGGGTAGCTCCCTCGGCCGCGTCGAACCCTCCTCTGGTTCGAATACTCGACCCGAGCTTTCGCTCAACACCAGCCATGCCAAACAGCGCGCCTCGGAGGTCGACGCCAAAAACCAAAAGCGTGGCCACATACAGAAACACGAAAAGATCGAACGCATCGGTCTTCTTCGCGGCTCCTCGTACGTCAAAGCGACCGACAAGGATTCCGTCGCCGAACACGAGCTCACCACCTCGATTGGTCTCCAAGACGATGCTGTCTACGATGCTTACCTTCCAGCGCCCATCGCCTTTGTACGACGATACATTGTCGCTGTGCTTCGAAAAGAAGCGCCCTTGCACCAACAACATCAACGTCTCATGCGTAGACCTTGGCTGGACAGGTATTTTGTCAACACTTCGCTCCTCGGAACGCAttccttcttcctcgtctttCTGCCCATGGTTTTCTGGTTGGGTAGTCCCCGGTTTGGAAGAGGTCTCATCAATGTTCTTGCCTTTGGCGTCTACCTCTCTTCGGCTATCAAGGATCTCTTTTGCGTTCCACGCCCTTACTCTCCGCCCGTCACGCGTCTCACAGTGGGCACACATCACCTCGAGTACGGCTTTCCTTCCACCCACTCGACCAacagcgtcagcatcgcCCTCTACGTCTACCTCTGGGTTCGGCGAATGCGCCAAGCTGCCGACCCCACCCACTCGACCTTGTTCGACTCGGCTTTTTGGGAGGCAGGCTTGCTCTTCTACGCCACCTCTGTCGTCTACGGCCGCATCTACGCCGGCATGCATTCCGTCATCGACTGCATCGCAGGTTCCGCTCTGGGCGCTGCCATCACAGCCGTCCAGTGGAAGTTTTTTGACCACATTGAACAGtttgtcaagatcgacagTTGGACCGTTCCTGCGGCCATCATCCCTGCCGGCTTGCTCATGGTTTCCGTGCATCCGCAGCCAGTAGACGACTGTCCATGCTTTGAAGATGCGATTGCGTTTGTTTCAGTGGCTATGGGTGTAGCTTTGGCAAGGTGGTGCATTCGGTTCGGGGTCGTGCTTCACACCGACCCATTCATCCATCCTTTTTCCCGCCTTTTCGACCCTAGTCTTGCTTCCACGCACCTCAGCTCTCCCGTCGCCAGTGCCACGCCCTTGATACAGATTCCCGTAGCGGGAGCCGCCGAAATTTGGATCAAGCGTGCGCTCGTCATGACCATCGGTTTGGTCAACGTACTTTTGCTTCGAGTGATTGTCAAGACCGCATGCAAAGTGATTCTTCCTCCCAccttccgcctcgtcgattCTCTGATCGGCTTCAGCCTGCCGAGGCGACACTATACTCCGGCAAGCGATTACAACAAGATTCCGCTGGCAGATCTCAGCGCAGTTCCCTCGGTGCTCGATCTACCTTCGCAGATCATCGTGACCGACGAAAGCGGCCATCAGCAGATGATCCAGAGTCCCGTACTGTCGCCTACCGGTGCAAGTCGCAGGCCAGGTGTAGATGTTCGAAGCGGTATCAGCAATGGTTCTGCTTTCAGCCCTAGCCCATTGGCACGCTCGCCCCTGGCTTCTCCCGTGCCGTCTAGGACGCCGAGTCCGAACCCCATCGAGATGCGTCGTagcttggcgagcaagacaaAATCATGCAAACCAAGGATAGAGTTTACCATTGGGGGCACGGTGGATGAAGCCGAAGCAGATCACGCTGCCGACGCTTCGGCAGACCTGCCGATCCCGCTGACGCAATCCAAAGCACATCCCACGTTTATCGCACCCGATGAACAGTTGGCTCGCACTCTGGCCGCAGACATGAAAGCTTGCTCACCCAAAGAAGTGGAAAAGGAGGTCAAGCACTATGACGCCGATGTACTCACCAAGGTGATCGTCTACACCAACATCGGGCTTTTCTCAGCCGGATTCATTCCAGCACTGTTTCAGCATCTGGGTCTATGCTAG